In the genome of Leptolyngbya sp. FACHB-261, one region contains:
- the ffh gene encoding signal recognition particle protein → MFDALAERLEGAWKKLRGQDRITQDNIQDALREVRRALLEADVNLQVVKEFVAQVSERAQGSEVVSGVRPDQQFIKIVYDELVKVMGDTNVPLAQATTAPTVILMAGLQGTGKTTAAAKLALHLRKQERSAMLVATDVYRPAAIDQLVTLGKQVEVPVFELGRDANPVDIARQGVERARAEGIDTVIVDTAGRLQIDPAMMEELAQIKKAVQPHDTLLVVDAMTGQEAANLTRAFHDQIGITGAILTKLDGDTRGGAALSVRQISGAPIKFVGVGEKVEALQPFYPERMASRILGMGDVLTLVEKAQEEIDLADAEKMQEKILAAQFDFTDFLKQTRLLKNMGSLGGILKMIPGMNKISDEQLAQGETQLKRCEAMINSMTSEERRNPDLLAKSPARRNRIARGSGYDAQDVNKLVSDFQRMRNMMQQMGQGRFPGMPGMGGVPGMGQMGPGAGGKKKSGKGKKKGKKGFGELL, encoded by the coding sequence ATGTTTGACGCCCTCGCTGAACGACTAGAAGGTGCCTGGAAGAAGCTGCGAGGTCAGGATCGCATCACCCAGGACAATATTCAGGACGCCCTGCGGGAAGTTCGCCGTGCTCTTCTAGAAGCCGACGTCAACCTCCAGGTCGTCAAAGAGTTTGTGGCTCAGGTTTCTGAACGGGCTCAAGGTTCAGAAGTCGTCTCTGGCGTTCGTCCCGACCAACAGTTCATCAAAATCGTCTATGACGAACTAGTGAAGGTCATGGGCGATACCAATGTGCCGCTGGCCCAAGCTACCACTGCCCCCACCGTCATCTTGATGGCAGGTCTCCAGGGCACAGGTAAAACCACAGCGGCGGCCAAGCTCGCTCTGCATCTGCGCAAGCAAGAGCGCTCGGCCATGCTGGTTGCCACGGATGTGTACCGGCCTGCGGCAATTGACCAGTTGGTCACGCTGGGTAAACAGGTAGAGGTGCCCGTGTTCGAGTTGGGCCGCGACGCCAATCCCGTAGACATTGCCCGTCAGGGTGTGGAGCGAGCTCGTGCAGAGGGCATCGACACCGTGATCGTGGATACGGCCGGTCGTCTGCAAATTGACCCGGCAATGATGGAGGAATTGGCCCAGATCAAGAAGGCCGTGCAGCCACACGACACCCTGCTGGTTGTAGACGCAATGACCGGCCAAGAGGCTGCCAACCTCACCCGCGCCTTTCACGACCAGATTGGCATCACTGGCGCAATTCTCACCAAACTCGATGGCGATACCCGAGGCGGTGCCGCGCTCTCAGTCCGCCAGATTTCTGGTGCCCCAATTAAGTTTGTCGGGGTGGGTGAAAAAGTTGAAGCGCTCCAGCCCTTCTATCCTGAGCGCATGGCTTCGCGCATTCTGGGTATGGGCGATGTGCTCACCCTAGTGGAAAAGGCCCAGGAAGAAATCGACCTGGCCGATGCGGAGAAGATGCAGGAGAAGATCCTGGCCGCTCAGTTTGATTTCACCGACTTCTTAAAGCAGACTCGTCTACTCAAAAACATGGGTTCGCTGGGAGGCATTCTCAAGATGATTCCCGGTATGAACAAGATCTCAGACGAGCAACTGGCGCAAGGTGAAACGCAGCTCAAGCGCTGCGAGGCCATGATTAATTCCATGACCTCCGAAGAGCGCCGTAATCCTGACCTATTAGCCAAGAGCCCCGCCCGTCGCAATCGCATCGCTCGTGGCTCTGGCTATGATGCTCAGGATGTCAACAAGCTGGTCAGCGACTTTCAGCGTATGCGCAACATGATGCAGCAGATGGGCCAAGGTCGCTTCCCAGGCATGCCCGGTATGGGCGGCGTCCCCGGCATGGGCCAAATGGGTCCCGGTGCTGGCGGCAAGAAAAAGAGCGGCAAGGGTAAGAAAAAAGGTAAAAAGGGATTCGGTGAATTACTATAA
- the rpsP gene encoding 30S ribosomal protein S16 → MIKLRLKRYGKKFEASYRIVAINSRSRRDGRPLEELGFYNPRTNETQLQVPNIIKRLKEGAQPTETVRRILEKAKVYDQINV, encoded by the coding sequence ATGATCAAACTGCGACTCAAACGCTACGGCAAAAAGTTCGAAGCCAGCTACCGCATCGTAGCCATCAACAGCCGCTCCCGCCGCGATGGGCGTCCCCTGGAAGAGCTAGGCTTCTACAATCCCCGCACCAACGAGACCCAACTCCAAGTCCCCAATATCATCAAGCGGCTTAAGGAAGGGGCACAGCCTACGGAGACAGTCCGGCGTATTCTGGAAAAAGCCAAAGTCTACGACCAAATTAACGTTTGA
- a CDS encoding KH domain-containing protein, translating to MAAVPDYTQLARFLIAPLLDDPNSLKLDCEINSARQRAWLRVAFEGSDKGRVFGRGGRTIQAIRTVLEAAAQLVGYTIYLDIYGDR from the coding sequence GTGGCTGCTGTTCCTGACTACACGCAACTGGCCCGTTTCTTAATCGCGCCCTTGCTCGACGATCCCAACTCCCTCAAGCTAGATTGCGAGATCAACTCTGCCCGGCAGCGAGCCTGGCTGCGAGTTGCTTTTGAGGGCTCAGACAAGGGACGCGTGTTTGGGAGAGGTGGTCGAACGATTCAAGCAATTCGTACCGTGCTTGAGGCAGCAGCTCAGCTCGTGGGCTACACCATTTACTTAGACATCTATGGAGACCGCTAG
- the rpsU gene encoding 30S ribosomal protein S21 → MSEIRLGENESIESALRRFKKKIQKAGILSEIRRRERYEKPSLQRKRKAEAARKRRN, encoded by the coding sequence ATGTCCGAAATCCGGCTTGGTGAAAATGAGTCCATTGAATCAGCCCTACGACGCTTTAAGAAGAAGATTCAGAAGGCTGGAATCTTGTCTGAGATTAGGCGTCGTGAGCGCTACGAGAAGCCCAGTTTGCAACGCAAGCGTAAAGCTGAAGCGGCCCGTAAGCGGCGGAACTGA
- a CDS encoding PhoH family protein: MGEPLTIHLPDPESAIHLAGPGEENLKLLSKQTGASLVLRGQDLLVSGPEGAVNLCRRLIEALAYLWGQGRSVTSVDILTARHALDTNRTEEFQALQQDVLARTRKGEVIRAKTFRQRQYVQAVRNHDLTFCIGPAGTGKTFLAAVLAVQALQANQYERLILTRPAVEAGERLGFLPGDLQQKVDPYLRPLYDALHELMDPEKIPALMERGVIEVAPLAYMRGRTLSNAFIILDEAQNTTPPQMKMVLTRLGFKSRMVVTGDVTQTDLPEHQASGLSVAQKILHGVEGIAFCQLGRADVVRHPLVQRIVTAYEGHE; encoded by the coding sequence ATGGGAGAGCCTCTCACCATTCATCTACCTGACCCTGAGAGCGCCATTCACTTGGCTGGACCTGGCGAAGAAAATCTCAAGCTGCTCAGCAAACAGACAGGAGCAAGCCTAGTCCTGCGTGGTCAGGATCTATTGGTAAGTGGGCCTGAAGGTGCAGTCAACCTCTGCCGCCGCTTGATTGAGGCACTGGCGTACCTCTGGGGTCAGGGACGTTCAGTCACCTCAGTGGATATTCTCACCGCTCGCCATGCCCTGGATACTAACCGCACTGAAGAGTTTCAAGCCCTTCAACAGGATGTTCTGGCCCGGACCCGCAAAGGCGAGGTGATTCGGGCTAAAACCTTCCGTCAGCGCCAGTATGTCCAGGCAGTGCGCAATCATGACTTGACTTTCTGCATTGGACCAGCAGGCACCGGTAAAACCTTTCTAGCCGCCGTGCTAGCGGTGCAAGCGCTTCAGGCAAACCAGTACGAACGCCTGATTCTCACCCGTCCCGCGGTGGAGGCAGGCGAACGCCTAGGCTTTCTACCCGGTGATTTGCAGCAAAAGGTGGATCCTTATCTGCGTCCGCTCTACGACGCGCTTCACGAACTGATGGATCCAGAAAAGATTCCGGCCCTGATGGAGCGTGGTGTGATTGAGGTTGCTCCCCTAGCCTACATGCGTGGGCGTACTCTCAGTAACGCCTTTATCATCTTGGACGAAGCGCAAAACACCACACCGCCTCAAATGAAGATGGTGCTCACACGTCTGGGCTTCAAATCGCGCATGGTAGTCACAGGTGACGTGACTCAAACCGATCTACCAGAGCACCAGGCCTCTGGTTTGTCAGTTGCTCAGAAGATTCTCCACGGGGTTGAAGGAATTGCCTTTTGCCAGTTGGGTCGCGCTGATGTTGTCCGTCACCCGCTAGTGCAACGCATCGTTACTGCTTATGAAGGGCACGAATAG